One region of Bacteroidota bacterium genomic DNA includes:
- a CDS encoding Crp/Fnr family transcriptional regulator, which yields MLFNKQLGNDLECKSHLIFHNSALSQYCTEDEKSLIVKNLIHRSYHRNEVVFYEGQPSFLIYFICSGVVKLWKEGCHKLEQSIRFSKTGDMFGFWGSLENSNYSLSATAISDSELYFIKKDIFLPIVQANSSLNMLLHDYIKELKKTEDSLRNMAEMNVREKVAHSLLELLDLFRNNLDEHTYKIVLSRKEISSLSAISEDRVSKQLSDFKKERKIIVEGAKTFIDKQALQEIIKPYMLS from the coding sequence ATGTTATTTAACAAACAATTGGGTAATGATTTGGAGTGTAAATCACACCTGATTTTTCATAACAGTGCATTGAGTCAGTACTGTACAGAAGATGAGAAGTCGCTGATTGTCAAGAATCTGATTCACAGGAGTTATCATAGAAATGAAGTAGTCTTTTATGAAGGACAACCTTCCTTTCTCATCTATTTTATCTGCAGCGGGGTTGTGAAGCTCTGGAAAGAGGGTTGTCATAAACTGGAGCAATCAATCCGTTTTTCAAAAACAGGTGATATGTTTGGCTTTTGGGGTTCACTTGAGAATTCAAATTATTCACTTTCAGCGACAGCTATTTCAGATTCAGAATTATACTTTATCAAGAAGGATATTTTTCTTCCCATTGTGCAGGCCAATTCATCTTTAAATATGCTCCTCCACGATTATATCAAAGAGCTAAAAAAAACAGAAGATAGCCTCCGGAATATGGCCGAAATGAATGTTCGTGAAAAAGTAGCCCATTCGCTGCTTGAACTCTTGGATCTTTTCAGAAATAACCTGGATGAGCACACGTATAAAATTGTTCTGTCCAGGAAAGAAATTTCCTCTTTATCCGCGATAAGTGAGGACAGGGTTAGTAAGCAACTTTCTGATTTCAAGAAGGAACGTAAAATTATCGTTGAAGGTGCAAAAACCTTTATCGATAAACAGGCCTTGCAGGAAATTATAAAACCTTATATGTTATCCTGA